Proteins encoded together in one Chitinophaga sp. LS1 window:
- a CDS encoding helix-turn-helix transcriptional regulator, which translates to MEEVLKYNKIKSFLSDKRIRNEDLAKFLGKTVNSITKWNSNRAQPPIQELYRIAEFLKLKDWRDLLEKEPYFIKIGRDKEDKK; encoded by the coding sequence ATGGAAGAGGTACTTAAATACAATAAGATTAAAAGTTTTCTTTCTGATAAGCGTATTAGAAATGAAGATTTAGCAAAGTTTTTAGGTAAAACTGTGAATAGTATTACCAAGTGGAATAGTAACAGAGCACAACCTCCCATTCAGGAATTATATAGAATAGCAGAATTTCTAAAACTGAAAGATTGGCGTGATCTTCTTGAAAAGGAACCTTACTTTATTAAAATAGGGAGAGATAAAGAAGATAAGAAATAA